The following are from one region of the Flavobacteriaceae bacterium UJ101 genome:
- a CDS encoding chitinase (KEGG: ctp:CTRG_05827 chitinase), which produces MKKKRTFIKWWGILFSSFLIAQVGIGNNTPNGVLDLTNSTSNSKTNPLVLPSMSGTNAEDHVVNPKSGKKVVAGSIFYDLTEKCLKVYDGTTWNCISVIPPIISTLDCASKTITGNLTESTAASGVSFKVPYTGGNGSSYSAQTISSTGVTGLTASLASGNFNSGNGNLTFTISGTPSTSGSANFNITVGGKSCTVSIPVSVAPTFALDCSNITVPNNVKANEQISGFVRIPYSNATSITYPVKSYTPLAASTSKGTLFLYHATGTLNKNGTFSVEIGGTPDKAGNAFFEIEIGGETCLINVPVSGPTAASVTTLNCSGRTTTGTLTESTTASSVSFNIPYTGGNGGAYNAQTIKSTGVTGLTASLTAGNIKSGNGSLTFTISGTPSASGNASFAISVGGKNCTVTIPVNQLTASVTNLNCSSRTLTGSLTEGTSSSGVSFKVPYVGGNGGTYNAQTISSTEVTGLTASLTAGNVNSGNGNLTFTISGTPSGSGNANFKINIGGKSCSVSIPVTSSISLNCSKIINIVDLTEGVKDDTSSFTIPYTGGNGKTYKAQTVNSTSVTGLTASLKAGTFSSGNGNLTFTISGTPNAAGNAIFNINIEGKTCSVSLPVKSKSIRGLYVGNAKNFNYNTPMRSLMSDEEKAQYPVSNTKTSLLSFWGGKAEFAIAARYHTKLASVTDPTKYVYSSYRFTGKIDKYKLTLRDTSHNLNDYGISVTNTTPGRPIDEAKLTITVSNYTKFKNKVGLNGEIILSGKINQYDDSSGIARETETTVYIRLEEVHFRP; this is translated from the coding sequence ATGAAAAAAAAACGTACTTTTATCAAATGGTGGGGGATTTTATTTTCCAGCTTTCTTATAGCCCAAGTTGGCATAGGAAATAATACGCCAAACGGAGTGTTAGATTTAACCAATTCAACATCCAATTCAAAAACTAATCCATTAGTCCTTCCTAGCATGTCAGGTACTAATGCTGAAGATCATGTAGTTAATCCAAAATCAGGTAAAAAAGTAGTCGCAGGGTCTATTTTTTATGATTTAACAGAAAAATGTTTAAAAGTATATGACGGTACTACTTGGAATTGTATTTCAGTAATTCCTCCTATCATAAGTACTTTAGATTGTGCTAGTAAAACAATCACAGGAAACTTAACAGAAAGCACAGCTGCTTCGGGAGTTTCTTTCAAAGTTCCATATACAGGAGGAAATGGAAGTAGTTATAGTGCTCAAACAATTAGTTCAACAGGAGTAACAGGTTTAACAGCTTCTTTAGCGTCTGGCAATTTTAATTCAGGTAATGGGAACCTTACTTTTACTATTTCAGGAACACCTAGTACCTCAGGAAGTGCTAATTTTAATATCACCGTAGGAGGGAAAAGCTGTACAGTAAGTATTCCTGTATCCGTAGCTCCTACATTTGCTCTTGATTGTTCAAATATCACAGTTCCAAACAATGTAAAAGCAAATGAACAAATTAGCGGATTTGTTCGAATACCTTATTCTAATGCCACCTCTATTACTTATCCTGTTAAATCGTATACTCCTTTAGCAGCTTCAACTTCTAAAGGTACTTTATTTTTATATCACGCAACAGGTACTTTAAATAAAAATGGTACTTTTTCAGTTGAAATTGGAGGAACTCCTGATAAAGCGGGAAATGCTTTTTTTGAAATTGAAATTGGTGGAGAGACCTGTCTAATTAATGTTCCTGTTTCTGGTCCAACGGCCGCTTCTGTCACTACTTTAAACTGTTCTGGTAGAACTACAACAGGAACACTTACTGAAAGTACTACAGCTTCTAGTGTTTCTTTTAATATCCCTTATACCGGTGGTAATGGAGGTGCTTATAATGCTCAAACGATCAAATCAACAGGTGTAACAGGTTTAACTGCTTCTTTAACTGCAGGAAATATAAAATCAGGTAATGGAAGTCTTACTTTTACTATTTCAGGAACACCTAGTGCTTCAGGAAATGCAAGTTTTGCTATTAGTGTAGGAGGAAAGAATTGTACTGTAACGATTCCTGTTAATCAGTTAACAGCTAGTGTAACTAATTTAAATTGCTCTAGTAGAACATTAACAGGAAGCCTAACAGAAGGGACTTCTTCTTCAGGAGTTTCTTTCAAAGTTCCTTATGTTGGTGGAAATGGAGGTACTTACAATGCTCAAACGATCAGTTCAACAGAAGTAACAGGTTTAACTGCATCTCTAACGGCAGGAAATGTAAATTCGGGAAATGGAAATCTTACTTTTACTATTTCAGGAACGCCAAGTGGATCAGGAAATGCTAATTTTAAGATTAACATAGGAGGAAAAAGCTGTTCGGTAAGTATTCCTGTAACCAGTTCCATTTCACTTAATTGTTCAAAAATAATCAACATAGTAGATTTAACAGAAGGAGTGAAAGATGATACATCATCTTTTACCATCCCTTATACTGGTGGAAATGGAAAAACTTATAAAGCTCAAACTGTTAATTCAACTAGCGTGACAGGTTTAACTGCTTCTTTAAAAGCAGGTACTTTTTCTTCAGGAAATGGGAATCTTACTTTTACTATTTCAGGAACGCCAAATGCTGCTGGCAATGCTATTTTCAACATTAATATAGAAGGGAAAACTTGTTCTGTTTCACTTCCTGTAAAGTCTAAATCAATAAGAGGTCTTTATGTTGGTAATGCTAAAAATTTCAACTATAACACTCCAATGCGATCATTAATGAGTGATGAAGAGAAAGCTCAATATCCGGTATCTAACACTAAAACTTCTTTACTTTCATTTTGGGGTGGAAAAGCAGAGTTTGCTATTGCGGCAAGATACCATACTAAACTAGCGTCTGTTACTGATCCAACTAAATATGTTTATAGTTCCTATCGATTCACTGGAAAAATAGACAAATACAAATTAACATTGCGAGATACTTCTCATAATCTAAATGATTATGGAATTTCTGTAACCAATACTACTCCTGGACGCCCTATTGATGAAGCAAAATTAACTATAACAGTTAGTAACTATACGAAATTTAAAAATAAAGTAGGTTTAAATGGCGAAATTATACTGTCAGGTAAAATTAATCAATATGATGATTCAAGTGGAATTGCAAGAGAAACAGAAACTACCGTTTACATTCGCTTAGAAGAAGTTCATTTTAGACCTTAA
- a CDS encoding aspartate transaminase (Belongs to the class-I pyridoxal-phosphate-dependent aminotransferase family.; KEGG: nhl:Nhal_3183 aspartate aminotransferase), translated as MYRKVEESQTLLINHQSKLMEENNQTVYKFGFGQSPFLPPDYVINELKKQAHRKEYTSVQGLLSLREAISDFHRKANKIESKADNIFIAPGSKILLYSILACFEKADIILPQPSWVSYEPQTKLLNHNPIRLKSSFKNRWRVTPEIIREAFKTKKYKETIMILNYPGNPDGLSYTKEEIKEIASVAKELDIVIIADEIYGLLTCDNHDSFANYYPEKTITTTGLSKWCGAGGWRLGVAILSEGMATETFKKTLVGVGSETYSCAPTPIQLAAIKAYEDYHKIEPYILEQRAILKQVGTYCFQELKESRIQLYKPEGGFYLFPDFSNFKEKLSQRGIHTSNDLCETLLKEAQVALLPGSAFGVSEEELVARLAYVDLEDPLKINESFVLEKHAPRIIEGIQRIKKWLLEL; from the coding sequence ATGTATCGAAAAGTAGAAGAATCTCAAACGTTATTAATAAACCACCAATCAAAATTGATGGAAGAGAACAATCAAACTGTATATAAGTTTGGTTTTGGGCAATCCCCTTTTTTACCACCCGATTATGTAATAAATGAATTAAAAAAACAAGCCCATAGAAAAGAATATACCTCCGTACAAGGTTTACTTTCTTTAAGAGAAGCTATTAGTGATTTTCACAGAAAAGCTAATAAAATTGAATCGAAAGCAGATAATATTTTTATCGCTCCGGGTTCTAAAATCCTATTATACTCTATTTTGGCTTGTTTTGAAAAAGCAGATATCATATTGCCCCAACCTTCGTGGGTTTCATATGAACCACAAACAAAGTTGCTAAACCATAATCCTATACGTTTAAAATCTTCGTTTAAAAATAGATGGAGAGTAACGCCTGAAATAATTCGAGAAGCTTTTAAAACAAAGAAATATAAGGAAACCATCATGATTTTGAATTATCCAGGCAATCCTGATGGTTTATCTTATACAAAAGAAGAAATTAAAGAAATAGCATCTGTAGCTAAAGAATTGGATATTGTAATTATAGCGGATGAAATTTATGGACTTTTGACCTGTGACAATCATGATTCTTTTGCTAATTACTATCCCGAAAAAACCATTACAACGACAGGTTTGTCCAAATGGTGTGGTGCTGGAGGCTGGCGTTTGGGAGTTGCAATCTTGTCAGAAGGAATGGCTACCGAAACTTTTAAAAAGACTTTGGTTGGAGTAGGCTCAGAAACGTATTCTTGTGCTCCAACACCAATACAGTTAGCGGCTATTAAAGCATATGAAGATTATCATAAAATTGAACCCTACATCTTAGAACAACGTGCTATTTTAAAACAAGTAGGAACCTATTGTTTTCAAGAGTTAAAAGAATCAAGAATTCAACTTTATAAACCAGAAGGTGGTTTTTATTTATTTCCCGATTTTTCAAATTTTAAAGAAAAGCTAAGTCAAAGAGGTATTCATACTTCAAACGATCTATGTGAAACCTTACTTAAAGAAGCTCAAGTAGCACTGTTACCAGGAAGTGCTTTTGGTGTTTCAGAAGAAGAATTGGTTGCAAGATTAGCTTATGTTGACCTCGAAGATCCATTGAAAATAAATGAATCTTTTGTTTTAGAAAAACATGCACCTAGAATTATAGAAGGAATTCAAAGAATAAAAAAATGGCTATTGGAATTGTAA